ACCTGGGAAGACCTCGCCAACACATTCGTTAACGAGAAGAATGTCCTGATCGCCAAGGTCGATGCCGAAGCTCCCAACAGCAAGGCAGTGGCTGAGGAGCAAGGTGTCAAGTCCTACCCAACCATTAAGTGGTTCCCTGCTGGCAGCAAGAAGGCTGTAGCCTACGAAAGTGGACGCAGTGAGCAGGCCTTTGTTGACTGGATCAATGAGCATGCCGGAACCCACCGAGTCACCGGTGGTGGTCTTGATACCGTTGCTGGTACCGTTGAGTCTCTTGACACGCTCGTGGCCAAGATCACAGGCGGTGCTGCCATCGCCGACGTCGCcgaggaggtcaagaaggaggtcgAGACCCTCACCGATTCTGCTCAGAAAACATACGCCGAGTACTACGTGCGCGTCTTTGACAAGCTGAGCTCGAACAATGACTGGGTATCGAAGGAGCTCGCTCGTTTGGACGGCATCCTTACTAAGGGTGGACTGGCCCCCGCCAAGCGTGACCAGATTCAGCAGAAGACGAACGTTCTTCGGAAGTTTACGCAGAAGGTCGAGGAGAAGGTcgaagagatcaaggatgAACTGTAAAGAACCACACATATGATAAATGAGAGCGGAAAGGAAGTCACGAATCAAAGGGTTTTATGTGCTTGGATCTTAGTCGACATGATGAAATCGTAACGAGACATGTTAGCACTTCTATTTGCATGTGATGAATCGAAACATCTGAGAGAAAGCCTAGACACCCTACATCCCTTATTTGAACTCAAATCTTACGAGGACTTGGTTGATCCTCCATCTTTGGCCTTGCTCTCCTGAAGAGCTGCTTCGAGATTATCCAGCCTCCGAGACATCTCATCCACTTCACACTATGTTAGCGCGATGGTGCGGAATACGAGGCCGTAGATACTCACTTTTCGCAAAGATTTCTGACGAGACACCAGCAAATTTGTTAGACAAGGAGTTTAGGAgctcctcaacagcagccgTGACATCGGCGCGAGCATCATCTGAAGGCTGTGAAAAAGAATAATTGAGTCAGCGGTGCTGTTGAAACCATTCATGAAGGCCTTGCAACCCAGCTTAAGCGTTCTCAGTGCGACACTACATAAAATGAATCCAGAGACGGTTGCCTGAACCGCGGAAGAATAAAACATACATTTTCAGGCTTGCTGTTGGCTGTGGTATCTGGTTGCGGCTCGTTGCTAGCCATCATGATATTGGGATAGGAGGACGAAAGGATGGTGTGTCAAATGAACTAaactgaagaagaaaaagtctATATAGAGAGACACCGAGGTACTCAAAGTGGTTTCTTGAGTGCAATGTTTGTCTTGTGAGCGTGTATATGTGGGTTGGTGGTTGTGTCTGGCGGTACCTGGTTTGTTTGATGGTGCTGAACTGCCCCTTATTCATACTGTGCCGGAAAATAGACGGATACGGCATTTCTTTTTAGCACCGTCAGCAGCCAACAACCACCGAGTTGCGATACGTACCACTTCCATGAACGCCAGGTCTCATAACCCAAACAATATCTCATGAGGAGAGGCTAATCAACCACCGAGTATCAGCCATCGCCTACATCTACGAACTCATTTCCTCATCACGCTCAATCTTTCAGTTATTACCATCTTCACCACGTCGTCTTGGACCGACGACTAAACCAATTCTAGCATGATA
This genomic stretch from Fusarium oxysporum f. sp. lycopersici 4287 chromosome 5, whole genome shotgun sequence harbors:
- a CDS encoding protein disulfide-isomerase erp38; the encoded protein is MVLIKSFVLSALAATVAAKSAVIELLPSNFDDIVLKSGKPTLVEFFAPWCGHCKTLAPVWEDLANTYEYAKDKVQIAKVDADAQRELGKRFGIQGFPTLKFFDGKSSKPQDYKSGRDLESLTNFIVEKTGVKPKKKLELPSEVTYLNDATFSKAIGGDKHVLVAFTAPWCGHCKSLAPTWEDLANTFVNEKNVLIAKVDAEAPNSKAVAEEQGVKSYPTIKWFPAGSKKAVAYESGRSEQAFVDWINEHAGTHRVTGGGLDTVAGTVESLDTLVAKITGGAAIADVAEEVKKEVETLTDSAQKTYAEYYVRVFDKLSSNNDWVSKELARLDGILTKGGLAPAKRDQIQQKTNVLRKFTQKVEEKVEEIKDEL